The following are encoded together in the Buchnera aphidicola (Acyrthosiphon lactucae) genome:
- the infB gene encoding translation initiation factor IF-2: protein MADISLKILSNEIKISIDELIKELSNIGIVKTQDNHINIIEKKLLLKHLESKKKYSLDTLILQRKTRSTLNVSTVGGKNKSVQVEIRKKRTYLKNNEFETTSLLNNKNIIKPSINKISSVKNKEKKFFQRNTIINNIEKKHVKNIEKIESNKTDFKSLNLKKINRSKNLNKDEKNKKFKKNIESNSFDFNNLKRTKEKIETWPSHTEEKKDYHLTTFLHARQAEDENDREVETDKRNYGRILKNHRLKKNNKNFHNGKYYKEEVRISNRNKKNNKQKNKPVLLQQVFQKPESIINRDVIISNTISVSELANKMAIKSSKVIKNMMNMGIIGTINHILDQDTAQLIAEEMGHKVIIHRENVLEELIMKDRDTGNNVSVIRAPVVTIMGHVDHGKTSLLDYIRSTKTAFYEAGGITQNIGAYHVKTDLGSITFLDTPGHSAFTAMRSRGVQVTDIVILVVAADDGVKPQTIEAIQHAKEANVPVIVAINKIDKIDSDVDKIRNDLTKYNILSEEWGGENIFVSVSAKTGKGINKLLNVILLQAEMLELKAVSTGMAEGIVIESFLDKGRGPIATVLVKKGKLNKGDIILCGFEYGRIKALRDASGQEVLSAGPSIPVEILGLSKVPFSGDVVTVVRDEKKAREVASYRKEKSREIKLSNQNRTNLDDMFNNINKNDISELKIILKSDVQGSLEAISGALLKLSTNEVKIKIIGLGIGGITETDASLALASNAIILGFNVRADSSAKKIINSEHLDLRYYSVIYDLLDEVKSAMTGLLSPEYKENIIGLAEVRNIFKSPKFGLIAGCMVVEGIIKRSNPVHILRDNIVIYEGELESLRRFKEDVNEIRNGLECGIGIKNYNDVRVGDIIEVFEIKEIKRML, encoded by the coding sequence ATGGCAGATATAAGTTTAAAGATTTTATCTAATGAAATAAAAATATCAATTGATGAATTAATAAAAGAATTATCTAATATTGGTATAGTAAAAACTCAAGATAATCATATAAATATAATTGAAAAAAAACTTTTATTAAAACATTTAGAATCTAAAAAAAAATATTCTTTAGATACTTTAATTTTGCAGAGAAAAACACGTAGCACCTTAAATGTTTCAACTGTTGGAGGAAAAAATAAATCTGTACAAGTAGAAATCAGAAAGAAAAGAACTTATTTAAAAAATAATGAATTTGAAACTACATCGTTATTAAATAATAAAAACATAATTAAACCTTCAATAAATAAAATATCATCTGTAAAAAATAAAGAAAAAAAATTTTTTCAAAGAAATACAATCATTAATAATATAGAAAAAAAACATGTAAAAAATATTGAGAAAATAGAGTCAAATAAAACTGATTTTAAATCTTTAAACTTAAAAAAAATAAATAGATCAAAAAATTTAAATAAAGATGAAAAAAACAAAAAATTTAAAAAAAATATAGAATCCAATTCTTTTGATTTTAATAATTTGAAAAGAACTAAAGAAAAAATAGAAACTTGGCCTTCTCATACAGAAGAAAAAAAAGATTATCATTTAACAACATTTTTACATGCTCGTCAGGCTGAAGATGAAAATGATAGAGAAGTAGAAACAGATAAAAGAAATTATGGTCGGATTTTAAAAAATCATCGTCTAAAGAAAAATAATAAAAATTTTCATAATGGAAAATATTATAAAGAAGAAGTTCGTATTTCTAATCGTAATAAAAAAAATAATAAACAAAAAAATAAACCTGTTTTATTACAACAAGTTTTTCAAAAACCTGAATCTATTATTAATAGAGATGTCATTATTAGTAATACAATTTCCGTATCTGAACTAGCAAATAAAATGGCTATTAAAAGTTCTAAAGTTATTAAAAATATGATGAATATGGGAATTATAGGTACGATTAATCATATTCTTGATCAAGATACAGCTCAGTTAATTGCAGAAGAGATGGGTCATAAAGTTATTATACATCGAGAAAATGTATTAGAAGAACTAATTATGAAAGATCGTGATACAGGAAATAATGTTTCTGTTATTAGAGCTCCAGTAGTAACTATAATGGGACATGTGGATCATGGAAAAACATCATTGCTAGATTATATACGTTCAACAAAAACAGCATTTTATGAAGCTGGTGGAATTACACAAAATATTGGTGCTTATCATGTAAAAACTGATTTAGGTTCTATTACTTTTTTAGACACACCTGGACATTCAGCATTTACTGCAATGAGATCTCGTGGAGTTCAAGTAACTGATATTGTAATTTTAGTTGTAGCAGCAGATGATGGAGTAAAGCCTCAAACAATCGAAGCTATTCAACATGCAAAAGAAGCTAATGTTCCAGTAATAGTTGCTATTAACAAAATTGATAAAATAGATTCTGATGTTGATAAAATAAGAAATGATTTAACAAAATATAATATTCTTTCTGAAGAATGGGGTGGTGAAAATATATTTGTATCTGTTTCTGCAAAAACAGGAAAAGGTATTAATAAATTATTGAATGTAATTTTATTACAAGCAGAAATGTTAGAATTAAAAGCAGTATCCACTGGTATGGCCGAAGGTATTGTTATAGAGTCTTTTCTTGATAAAGGCCGAGGACCAATAGCTACTGTATTAGTAAAAAAAGGAAAATTAAATAAAGGGGATATAATATTATGTGGCTTTGAATATGGTCGTATTAAAGCTTTGCGTGATGCTAGTGGACAAGAAGTTTTAAGTGCAGGACCATCTATACCAGTAGAAATATTAGGATTATCTAAAGTTCCTTTTTCAGGAGATGTGGTTACTGTAGTTCGTGACGAGAAAAAAGCAAGAGAGGTAGCATCTTATCGTAAAGAAAAATCGCGCGAGATAAAATTATCAAATCAGAATAGAACAAATTTAGATGATATGTTTAATAATATAAATAAAAATGATATTTCTGAATTAAAAATTATTCTTAAATCTGATGTACAAGGATCTTTAGAAGCTATTTCTGGAGCTTTATTAAAACTATCTACTAATGAAGTAAAAATAAAAATAATAGGACTAGGTATTGGAGGTATTACAGAAACAGATGCTTCTTTAGCACTAGCCTCAAATGCTATTATTTTAGGATTTAATGTTCGTGCAGATTCTTCCGCTAAAAAAATTATTAATTCAGAACATTTAGATCTTCGGTATTATTCAGTTATTTATGATTTACTTGATGAAGTTAAATCTGCTATGACAGGTCTTTTATCACCTGAATATAAAGAAAATATTATTGGTTTAGCTGAAGTTAGAAATATATTTAAATCTCCTAAATTTGGTTTGATTGCCGGTTGTATGGTTGTAGAAGGTATTATTAAACGCAGTAATCCTGTTCATATATTAAGAGATAATATAGTGATATATGAAGGTGAATTAGAATCTTTACGTCGTTTTAAAGAAGATGTAAATGAAATACGAAATGGATTGGAATGTGGAATTGGTATAAAAAATTACAATGATGTACGTGTTGGAGATATTATAGAAGTTTTTGAAATTAAAGAAATTAAGAGAATGTTATAA
- the nusA gene encoding transcription termination factor NusA, with product MNKEILAVVEAVSNEKSLPREKIFEALEIALATATKKKHEQEIDVRVSINRKTGSFTTFRRWMVVEIVTQPTREITLEAACFEGEKFYLDDYIEEQIKSVDFDRITTQTAKQVIVQKVREAERAMLVEQFRKYIGQIITGIVKKINRDNIMLDLGNNAEALILREGMLPRENFRPGDRIRGILYGVYPEARGAQLFISRSKTEMLIELFRIEVPEIGEEIIEIKAAARDPGSRAKIAVKTNDKRIDPVGACVGMRGARVQAVSSELCGERIDIILWDDNPAQFVINAMAPADVASIIVDEDRHTMDIAVDINNLAQAIGRNGQNVRLASQISGWELNVMTTEDLKSKHQEEAHAAFDIFKKNLNVNENIIKILVKEGFSSLEELAYIPFNELLEITSLTEDEAKLVREGAKNKLLLIELDKKHSMIKEKKTAEDLLKINGMNSVLALQLAKKNIFTLEELADQGIDDLTDIKNLDPEQAGLLIMTARNICWFGSKV from the coding sequence ATGAATAAAGAAATCTTAGCTGTTGTCGAAGCTGTTTCTAATGAAAAATCTCTCCCACGTGAAAAAATTTTTGAAGCTTTGGAAATTGCATTAGCAACAGCAACTAAGAAAAAACATGAACAAGAAATTGATGTAAGAGTTAGTATAAATCGAAAAACTGGTAGTTTTACTACTTTTCGACGTTGGATGGTAGTAGAAATAGTTACTCAACCAACTAGAGAAATTACTTTAGAAGCTGCTTGTTTTGAAGGTGAAAAATTTTATCTTGATGACTATATAGAAGAACAAATTAAATCTGTTGATTTTGATAGAATAACAACTCAAACTGCAAAACAAGTTATTGTACAGAAAGTACGTGAAGCAGAAAGAGCAATGTTAGTTGAACAATTTCGTAAATATATTGGTCAAATTATTACTGGTATAGTTAAAAAAATTAATAGAGATAATATAATGTTAGATTTAGGTAACAATGCTGAAGCATTAATTTTACGCGAAGGTATGTTGCCTAGAGAAAATTTTCGTCCCGGAGACCGTATTCGTGGTATTTTGTATGGAGTATATCCAGAAGCTCGTGGTGCTCAATTATTTATAAGCCGTTCAAAAACTGAAATGCTTATTGAATTATTTCGTATAGAAGTTCCTGAAATTGGCGAAGAAATTATCGAGATAAAAGCTGCAGCACGTGATCCAGGTTCCCGTGCTAAAATTGCAGTTAAGACTAATGATAAGCGTATTGATCCTGTAGGAGCTTGTGTAGGTATGAGAGGAGCTCGTGTACAAGCAGTATCTAGTGAATTATGTGGAGAACGAATTGATATTATTTTATGGGATGATAATCCTGCTCAATTCGTTATAAACGCTATGGCTCCAGCTGATGTAGCTTCTATTATTGTAGATGAAGACCGTCATACTATGGATATAGCAGTAGATATAAATAATTTAGCACAAGCTATTGGTCGAAATGGTCAAAATGTTCGTTTAGCTTCTCAAATTAGTGGTTGGGAATTAAATGTTATGACTACAGAAGATCTTAAATCTAAACATCAAGAAGAAGCTCATGCTGCTTTTGATATTTTTAAAAAAAATTTAAATGTGAATGAAAATATTATTAAAATCTTAGTAAAAGAAGGTTTTTCTTCGCTTGAAGAATTAGCTTATATACCATTTAATGAATTGCTAGAAATTACAAGTTTAACTGAAGATGAAGCAAAACTAGTACGTGAAGGTGCAAAAAATAAATTGCTCTTAATAGAATTAGATAAAAAACATAGTATGATTAAAGAAAAAAAAACAGCAGAAGATTTATTAAAAATTAATGGTATGAATTCAGTTTTAGCTTTGCAATTAGCTAAAAAGAACATATTTACCTTAGAAGAATTAGCTGATCAAGGAATAGATGATTTAACTGATATTAAAAATTTAGATCCTGAACAAGCTGGTTTATTGATTATGACAGCTCGTAATATTTGCTGGTTTGGTAGTAAAGTCTGA
- the secG gene encoding preprotein translocase subunit SecG → MYLFFLTFFIFVSVSLVFFILLQPGKGLNNTVHLNTKNNIKFLSGIKTNSFTTNIIRIFSFLFLVTSIILCNINSKKINSNFFWEDNNKKTITKKNFSNKKILNSDIPN, encoded by the coding sequence ATGTATTTGTTTTTTTTAACTTTTTTTATTTTTGTTTCTGTGTCTTTAGTTTTTTTTATTTTACTACAACCGGGAAAAGGACTAAATAATACAGTTCATTTAAATACAAAAAATAATATTAAATTTCTCAGTGGTATTAAGACAAATAGTTTTACAACTAATATTATTAGAATATTTTCTTTTTTATTTTTAGTGACAAGTATTATTTTATGTAATATTAATAGCAAAAAAATTAATTCAAATTTTTTTTGGGAAGATAATAATAAGAAAACTATAACAAAAAAAAATTTTTCAAATAAAAAAATATTAAATTCTGATATACCTAATTAA
- the glmM gene encoding phosphoglucosamine mutase — MNFLQYFQTDGIRGKVGIHPITPNFLLKLGWSIGTVLGKNKTKKIIIGRDTRISGSMLQSVLEFGILSTGVSTLLANCIPTSAIAYLTKSLNASAGIVISGSHNLFYDNGIKIFYKNGIKLTKKIEFSIEKEIKNNFFYPDYENFGFSNNIIDPENKYINFCKNTFPKHLNLSKFTIVLDCANGSTFNIAPKIFQDLGAKVITVAIKPNGVNINKNSGSTNIVQLKKIVISEKADIGLAFDGDGDRVIMVDHLGNQVDGDQIIYIIAKEYLKENKLKGGVVGTLMTNTGVILGLKKLGIPFYATQIGDRNVYKKIKEKRWMLGAEKSGHIILLDKHSTGDGIIASLQVLVSMINNNMSLYNLSNQIKLFPQVLVNIFLEQETNSEKDLKIQDILSQYKDFLGQNSRVLIRKSGTEPCLRIMVEGENTLKVYKLAHHIRESIKLL, encoded by the coding sequence ATGAATTTTTTGCAATATTTTCAAACAGATGGTATACGTGGAAAAGTAGGAATACATCCGATTACACCAAATTTTTTATTAAAATTAGGATGGTCTATTGGAACAGTTTTAGGGAAAAATAAAACAAAAAAAATTATTATAGGAAGAGATACACGTATTTCTGGATCTATGTTACAGTCTGTTTTAGAATTTGGTATTTTGTCTACAGGAGTATCTACTTTATTAGCTAACTGTATACCTACTTCAGCAATTGCATATTTGACTAAATCTTTAAATGCTTCTGCAGGAATTGTTATTTCAGGTTCTCATAATCTTTTTTATGATAATGGCATAAAAATTTTTTATAAAAATGGAATTAAACTAACTAAAAAAATAGAGTTTTCTATAGAGAAAGAAATAAAAAATAATTTTTTTTATCCTGATTATGAAAATTTTGGTTTTTCTAATAATATTATAGATCCTGAAAATAAATATATTAACTTTTGTAAAAATACTTTTCCTAAACATTTAAATTTATCTAAATTTACTATTGTTTTAGATTGTGCTAATGGTTCAACTTTTAATATAGCACCTAAAATTTTTCAGGATTTAGGTGCAAAAGTCATTACAGTTGCTATTAAACCTAATGGAGTAAATATAAATAAAAATTCAGGATCTACTAATATTGTACAATTGAAAAAAATAGTTATATCAGAAAAAGCTGATATCGGTTTAGCATTTGATGGCGATGGAGATCGTGTCATCATGGTAGATCATTTAGGAAATCAAGTAGATGGAGATCAAATAATTTATATTATCGCAAAAGAATATTTAAAAGAAAATAAATTAAAAGGTGGTGTTGTAGGTACTTTAATGACTAATACGGGTGTTATTTTAGGTTTAAAAAAACTTGGTATTCCCTTTTATGCCACACAAATAGGAGATCGTAATGTATATAAAAAAATTAAAGAAAAAAGATGGATGTTGGGAGCTGAAAAATCAGGTCATATTATTTTGTTAGATAAGCATTCTACTGGTGATGGTATTATTGCTAGTTTGCAAGTTTTAGTTAGTATGATTAACAATAATATGAGTCTATATAATTTATCAAATCAAATAAAATTATTTCCTCAAGTTTTAGTGAATATTTTTTTAGAACAAGAAACAAATTCAGAAAAAGATCTGAAAATACAAGATATTCTTTCACAATATAAAGATTTTTTAGGTCAAAATAGTCGTGTTTTAATTCGCAAATCTGGTACGGAACCATGTTTGAGAATTATGGTTGAGGGTGAAAATACTTTGAAAGTTTATAAATTAGCTCATCATATTAGAGAAAGTATTAAATTACTTTAA
- the ftsH gene encoding ATP-dependent zinc metalloprotease FtsH, which yields MVKNLIFWLVITVVLMSIFQNFNSNDINNHKVDYSTFLSEVNQDQIREAYINGRIISVTKKDSSKYTTYIPVNDPKLLDNLLIKRVKIIGAMPEEPSLFISIIISWFPMLLLIGVWIFFMRQMQMGGGKGAMSFGKSKARMLSEDQIQTTFADVAGCDEAKEEVSELVEYLKEPSRFQKLGGKIPKGILMVGPPGTGKTLLAKAIAGEAKVPFFTISGSDFVEMFVGVGASRVRDMFEHSRKSAPCIIFIDEIDAVGRQRGAGLGGGHDEREQTLNQMLVEMDGFDGNEGIILIAATNRPDVLDPALLRPGRFDRQVIVALPDIRGREQILKVHMRKVPLSKDVDPMIIARGTPGFSGADLANLVNEAALFAARIDNRVVSMLEFERAKDKMMMGSERRSMVMSDFQKESTAYHEAGHVIIGRLVPDHDPAHKVTIIPRGQALGVTFFLPESDTLSISRQKLESQISTLYGGRLAEEIIYGSKNVSTGAYNDIKIATSLARNMVTQWGFSEKLGPLLYAEEEGEVFLGRSVAKAKHMSDETARIIDEEVKLLIENNYSRARNILNENIDILHAMKEALIKYETIDAFQIDDLMKRKEVRKPKGWIETDINK from the coding sequence ATGGTTAAAAACCTAATCTTCTGGTTAGTTATCACAGTTGTATTAATGTCTATTTTCCAAAATTTCAATAGTAATGATATAAATAATCATAAAGTTGATTATTCAACTTTTTTATCAGAAGTAAATCAAGATCAGATCCGTGAAGCATATATTAACGGACGTATCATTAGTGTCACTAAAAAAGATAGCAGTAAATACACTACTTATATTCCTGTTAATGACCCTAAACTTTTAGATAATCTTTTGATTAAAAGAGTTAAAATTATTGGAGCAATGCCTGAAGAACCAAGTCTTTTTATTTCAATTATCATATCTTGGTTTCCAATGTTATTACTTATTGGTGTTTGGATTTTTTTTATGCGTCAAATGCAAATGGGTGGTGGAAAAGGTGCGATGTCATTTGGAAAAAGTAAAGCACGTATGCTATCAGAAGATCAAATTCAAACTACCTTTGCAGATGTTGCAGGATGTGATGAAGCAAAAGAAGAAGTCAGTGAATTGGTAGAATATCTTAAAGAACCTAGTCGTTTTCAAAAATTAGGAGGCAAAATTCCTAAAGGTATATTAATGGTTGGACCCCCTGGTACTGGTAAAACATTACTTGCAAAAGCAATCGCTGGAGAAGCTAAAGTTCCATTTTTCACAATTTCTGGATCTGATTTTGTGGAAATGTTTGTTGGAGTAGGTGCTTCAAGAGTAAGAGATATGTTTGAACATTCAAGAAAATCTGCACCATGTATAATTTTTATTGATGAAATTGATGCTGTAGGACGCCAAAGAGGTGCTGGATTAGGTGGAGGGCATGATGAAAGAGAACAAACACTTAATCAAATGCTAGTAGAAATGGATGGTTTTGATGGGAATGAAGGTATTATTTTAATAGCTGCTACTAATAGACCTGATGTTTTAGATCCCGCTCTTTTACGTCCTGGTCGTTTTGATCGTCAAGTTATTGTAGCGCTTCCAGATATTCGTGGACGAGAACAAATTTTAAAAGTACATATGAGAAAAGTTCCTTTATCTAAAGATGTAGATCCTATGATTATTGCACGTGGTACACCAGGTTTTTCAGGAGCTGATTTAGCTAATTTAGTCAATGAAGCGGCTCTTTTTGCAGCTAGAATCGATAATCGTGTAGTTTCTATGTTGGAATTTGAAAGAGCCAAAGATAAAATGATGATGGGTTCTGAGCGAAGATCAATGGTTATGAGCGACTTTCAAAAAGAATCTACTGCATATCATGAAGCTGGTCATGTTATTATTGGAAGATTAGTACCTGATCATGATCCTGCACATAAAGTAACTATTATTCCTAGAGGACAAGCACTGGGCGTTACGTTTTTTTTACCGGAATCAGATACCCTTAGCATTAGTCGTCAAAAGTTAGAAAGCCAAATATCTACTTTATATGGTGGTCGTTTAGCAGAAGAAATTATTTATGGTTCTAAAAATGTTTCTACTGGTGCTTATAATGATATAAAAATAGCTACAAGTTTAGCACGAAATATGGTAACACAATGGGGATTTTCAGAAAAACTAGGGCCTTTGCTATACGCTGAAGAAGAAGGGGAAGTATTTTTAGGTCGCTCAGTAGCTAAAGCAAAACATATGTCTGATGAAACAGCTAGAATTATTGATGAAGAAGTAAAATTATTAATTGAAAATAATTATAGCAGAGCTCGAAATATTTTAAATGAAAATATTGACATATTACATGCTATGAAAGAAGCATTGATAAAATATGAAACTATTGATGCGTTTCAAATTGATGATTTAATGAAAAGAAAAGAAGTACGCAAACCAAAGGGATGGATTGAAACAGATATAAATAAATAG
- the rlmE gene encoding 23S rRNA (uridine(2552)-2'-O)-methyltransferase RlmE translates to MISKKKNSSSNRWLTEHFKDSYVREAKKNNIRSRAWFKLEQLDKSNKLFKIGMNVIDLGAAPGSWSQYAINRIGKKGRVIACDILPIQPIKGVDIFQGDFRNKKTLNLMLSSLNNITFHLVMSDMAPNITGNFSIDMPRIIDLSKLALKISNHVLSKNGIFLLKSFQGEGFNELYKKIKIFFTKIKVCKPKTSRTRSREIFILATR, encoded by the coding sequence ATGATTTCTAAAAAAAAAAACAGTAGTTCCAATCGTTGGTTAACAGAGCATTTTAAAGATTCATATGTTAGGGAAGCGAAAAAAAATAATATACGTTCAAGAGCTTGGTTTAAACTAGAGCAACTAGATAAAAGTAATAAATTATTTAAAATTGGTATGAATGTTATTGACTTGGGTGCAGCTCCTGGAAGTTGGTCGCAATATGCTATTAATAGAATAGGAAAAAAAGGACGTGTTATAGCTTGTGATATATTGCCTATTCAACCAATAAAAGGTGTTGATATTTTTCAAGGAGATTTTCGTAATAAAAAAACATTAAATTTAATGTTAAGCTCTTTAAATAATATTACATTCCATTTAGTGATGTCAGATATGGCACCTAATATAACAGGAAACTTTTCCATTGATATGCCGCGTATTATTGACTTATCCAAATTAGCATTAAAAATATCAAATCATGTTTTATCTAAAAATGGTATTTTTTTATTGAAATCATTTCAGGGAGAAGGTTTTAATGAATTATATAAAAAAATCAAAATATTTTTTACAAAAATTAAAGTTTGCAAACCTAAAACTTCTCGAACAAGATCTCGAGAGATATTCATTCTAGCAACCAGATAA
- the greA gene encoding transcription elongation factor GreA, translated as MISLIPMTVRGAEKLRKELKILKNVKRPRIITAITEAREHGDLKENAEYHSAREEQSFCEGRIKEIELKLSNSQIIDVTKISNDGRVIFGSTVSILNIKNNEKFTYQIVGDDESDFKKRLISINSPIARGLIGKKSHDVVTISTPGGDVEYKILNINYI; from the coding sequence ATGATTAGTCTAATTCCAATGACTGTAAGAGGGGCAGAAAAACTTCGTAAAGAACTTAAAATATTAAAAAATGTAAAACGTCCTCGTATTATCACAGCAATAACAGAAGCCAGAGAACATGGTGATTTAAAAGAAAATGCTGAATATCATTCAGCTCGTGAAGAACAAAGTTTTTGTGAAGGACGTATTAAAGAAATTGAATTAAAATTATCTAATTCTCAAATTATAGATGTAACAAAAATATCAAATGATGGTCGAGTAATTTTTGGTTCTACTGTTAGTATTCTAAATATAAAAAACAATGAGAAATTTACTTATCAAATTGTAGGTGATGATGAATCTGATTTTAAAAAACGTTTAATTTCTATTAATTCTCCAATAGCAAGAGGTCTTATTGGAAAGAAAAGTCATGATGTTGTAACCATATCTACACCAGGCGGTGATGTTGAATATAAGATTTTAAATATAAATTATATATAG
- a CDS encoding BolA family protein produces the protein MDNQDIKSLLITKLNLENAYITGDSNHIEIIAIGDIFKGASQVKRQQIVYTPLIKIITEKHIHAVSIISYTPKEWEQNKKINNSNHLLK, from the coding sequence ATGGATAATCAAGATATAAAATCGTTACTCATCACAAAACTAAATCTAGAAAACGCTTATATTACAGGAGATAGCAATCATATTGAGATAATTGCTATAGGAGATATTTTTAAAGGTGCTAGTCAAGTTAAAAGACAGCAAATAGTCTATACACCATTGATAAAAATAATTACAGAAAAACATATTCATGCCGTATCTATCATATCTTATACACCAAAAGAATGGGAACAGAATAAAAAAATAAATAATTCTAATCATCTATTAAAATAA
- the murA gene encoding UDP-N-acetylglucosamine 1-carboxyvinyltransferase yields MNKLRVEGNKNLNGNVIISGSKNAALPILFMTILTEEKIKISNVPNLTDINIALKLLVYLGVKIKYKKILCIDASSINIFHAPYHLIKKIRASIWILGPLLARFGKAKIFLPGGCKIGRRPIDLHLNGLIQLGAKIDLKDNCIDAYVKGRLQGKYILMEKISVGATITIMSAATLAQGYTVIDNAACEPEIVDIAKFLNSLGANIIGAGSKKIYIKGVIKLTGGVHQVIPDRIETGTFLVAAAISQGHIICHKTEPKHLKSVLIKLNEAGAKIETGKDWIKLDMRGKRPKALNIFTAPYPGFPTDMQAQFALLNTISKGIGTITETIFENRFIYASELINMGAKIEIQKNTIICYGIPKLISSNVFCSDLRASATLILAGCIAAGLTIVNHTYHLIRGYESFPNKLNKLGADIKII; encoded by the coding sequence CTGAATAAACTACGCGTAGAAGGAAATAAAAATTTAAATGGAAATGTTATTATTTCAGGTTCTAAAAATGCAGCATTACCAATTTTATTTATGACTATATTAACAGAAGAAAAAATAAAAATTAGTAATGTTCCGAATTTAACTGACATTAATATAGCACTTAAATTGCTTGTATATTTAGGAGTAAAAATAAAATATAAAAAAATATTATGTATTGATGCAAGTTCAATTAATATTTTTCATGCTCCATATCATCTAATTAAAAAAATTAGAGCATCTATCTGGATACTAGGGCCTCTTTTAGCACGTTTTGGTAAAGCTAAAATATTTTTACCGGGAGGATGCAAAATTGGTAGAAGACCTATAGATTTACATTTAAATGGTTTAATACAGTTAGGTGCGAAGATTGATTTAAAAGATAATTGTATTGACGCTTATGTTAAAGGCCGTTTACAAGGAAAATACATTCTAATGGAAAAAATTAGCGTTGGTGCTACTATTACAATTATGAGTGCTGCGACCTTAGCTCAAGGTTATACAGTAATTGATAACGCTGCTTGCGAACCAGAAATTGTTGATATTGCAAAATTTCTAAATTCTTTAGGTGCTAATATTATTGGTGCAGGAAGTAAAAAAATATATATTAAAGGTGTTATAAAATTAACTGGTGGTGTACATCAAGTGATTCCAGATAGAATTGAAACAGGAACATTTTTAGTTGCTGCAGCAATTTCTCAAGGTCATATTATTTGTCATAAAACTGAACCTAAACATTTAAAAAGTGTATTAATAAAATTAAATGAAGCTGGAGCAAAAATTGAAACAGGAAAAGACTGGATTAAATTAGATATGAGAGGCAAAAGACCTAAGGCTTTAAATATCTTTACTGCTCCTTATCCAGGATTTCCAACAGATATGCAAGCTCAATTTGCTTTATTAAATACAATTTCTAAAGGTATAGGTACTATAACTGAAACTATATTTGAAAATCGTTTTATTTACGCATCAGAATTAATTAATATGGGAGCTAAAATAGAAATTCAAAAAAATACTATCATATGCTATGGGATACCTAAATTAATATCATCTAACGTTTTTTGTAGTGATTTAAGAGCATCAGCAACATTAATATTAGCAGGATGTATTGCCGCCGGTCTGACAATAGTAAATCATACTTATCATCTTATTAGAGGATATGAGTCATTTCCTAATAAATTAAATAAATTAGGAGCTGATATTAAAATAATATAG
- the rplU gene encoding 50S ribosomal protein L21 gives MYAVFVSGGKQYRVTKNQIIRLEKLNNPLGTTIEFDKILMISHKDCIKIGTPFIKGSIIKAHIQNHGRLKKIKIIKFNRRKHYKKQQGHRQNFTDVKIIDINNIIGEI, from the coding sequence ATGTATGCAGTTTTCGTAAGCGGTGGAAAACAATATCGAGTAACTAAAAACCAAATTATTAGATTAGAAAAATTAAATAATCCACTTGGTACAACTATAGAATTTGATAAAATTTTAATGATTTCTCACAAAGATTGTATAAAAATTGGAACCCCTTTTATAAAGGGGAGTATAATAAAAGCTCATATTCAAAATCATGGTCGTCTTAAAAAAATTAAAATTATTAAATTTAATCGTCGTAAACATTATAAAAAACAACAAGGTCATCGTCAAAATTTTACAGATGTAAAAATTATAGATATTAATAATATTATAGGAGAAATTTAA